Part of the bacterium genome, ATGAAAAGAGAAGAGGTAGAAGAAGTAATAGAAAACCTTTCTGAACTTGGATTAGAAGTAGTGATGACTGCTCCTATGTTGACTAAAAAAGCCTTAAGGTTTGCTTATGACCGCCACATAACTGTCTACGATGCTCTCTATCTTGCCCTTGCCCAAGACTTAGAGTTTGAATTCATTACCGCAGACGGAAAACTTTATGAGAAAGTAAACAATTTTTGGTTTGTGAAATATCTTAAAAATATATCTTAAAAATCTTTGAAGAACAGACTTCTTCGATCTCCCTCACCGTGGTATCCGGCGATATCCTTTTTATGAGGGCAGAGACCCAAAAAGTCGAATAATTGCGCCCTGGGCCATCAGCTTTTAGCCCCGGAGGGGCGCTATGTTTAAGAGTAAAAAAGAAGACGCCTTACATACTTCTGCTTTCCTCCCTTTTTTAATAGAGGCTGAATAGTTACTTGAAGAATATATCCAGGTTTGCCGATAACTGATTCCCCCTCAAACAAGGGATGCCCAATTTCACTATGTTCAGAGCATGTAGGGGCGAACGGCCGTTCGCCCCTACTTCTGCTGGCCGGTACGGAGGCTACGAATAAAAGTTGCCGACAGAAGGTATCAAGCTCGGACCCCAGCGATGGCGGCTGGCCTTACCGACCCCTTTCGGAAGGGCTCACTCTACCTGCCATTCAATGTAAGGAGGCCACCAAGTGATAATCCCTGATGAATAAAAAATCCAAAATCCGAAATCCGAAATCCGAAATCTGCATTGTTACCGGGGCTTCACGAGGACTCGGGCGGGCCATAGCGGTTAGATTTAGCTTAGCGGGATATTGTGTCGTGGTAACTTACAGGCAGGAAAGCGAGAAGGCCAAGGAGGTAGTTAGACAGATTGGAGCAGCCAGGGCCTTGGCTTGCCGGGCTAATATAGCCAGGGAAAATGAAGTCGAGGCAATGATAGAAGAGACCCTGGAGCGCTGGGGGCGGATAGATATCCTGGTAAATAATGCCGGCTTGACCAGGGATAACCTGCTTATCCGATTGAAAGATGAAGAGTGGACAGAGCTTTTGGAGACTAATTTGAGGGGGGCCTTCCATTGCATCAAAGCGGTGGCTCCGGTGATGGCTAAGGGAGGAGGCGGCCATATCATCAATATTTCTTCTCTGGTAGGCATAAAAGGCGGTTTTGGTCAGGCCAACTACGCCGCCTCTAAAAGTGCCCTGATCGGCTTAACCCGGTCAGCCGCCGTGGAACTTGGGCCTCAAAATATCAAAGTTAATGCTGTTTTGCCAGGGTACCTTTTAACTGATATGGGCCTAAAGGCCGGTGTCCAAGCGATCGAACGGGTAAAAAAAGAAAACTGCCTGGGCCGCCTGTCCGAAGTAAATGAGATAGCTGATTTTGTCTGCCATCTGGCTCAGATGAATAATGTCTCAGGACAGATATTTAATCTCGACAGCCGGATTGGGTCTTTCTGACATACGGCGCACCGTCATAAACTGAGCTATTGAAGAGTGGAGAGACATCTCAGTTCTCCACTCTCAATTTTCAACTTCCATCGTAACCGTTCAGCCACTAAGACACTAAGGCAATAAGCAATAGCCAATAGGCAATAGGGAAGAATGCCCTATTGCCTATTGCCTATTGGCTTCTGTAATCTTAGTGCCTTCGTGTCTTTGTGGCTGAATAGTTATCTCTCATCTTAAAAGGAGGAATGAGGCGTGAACCAAGGAAAATCCCAAAGACCCAAAACTCCAGGGCGGGTAGGCGAAGTAAAACGCACCACCACTGAAACCCAGATAGATTTAAGGATTGATCTGGATGGAGAAGGCCGGTATGAGATTGAAACAGGGGTGCCCTTTTTAGACCATATGCTTTCGCTTATGGCCAGGCATGGTCTTTTTGATCTGACCATAAAGGCCGTTGGGGACACTGAAGTGGATGATCACCACACGGTAGAAGATGTTGGTCTTTGTTTAGGCGAAGCGGTAAATAAGGCCCTGGGAGACAAAAAGGGGATAAATCGCTATGGTCATATCATCCTACCGATGGATGAATCTCTGGTGATGGTTGGGATAGACATCAGCAACCGGCCTCATCTTGTCTTCAAAAACCCTTTCATTCCCCCTCGAATAATTAAAGACGGTGTCGTCTTTGAACCTGCTCTCCCTGCCCTGGGGGTTGGTTCAGGGACAATAGACCGCTTTGATCCTGAGTTAGTCAAGGAATTCTTGGCGGCCTTTGTCAATACCTCTAAGACAACCCTGCATATTAACCTATTTTACGGAGAAAACACCCATCACCTCATTGAAGCCATCTTCAAGGCCTTTGGCCGGGTTCTATCCCAGGCGACCAGACTTGAGGAACGAATTAAAGGGGTTCCATCCACTAAGGGACAACTATAATCTCCTGAAGGGATTTCTCAAAATCTTTGACCCTGGGCGGCTTTTTTCCTTTACCTGGTTCAATGATGTGCCCTTCTTCGATTAGTCGAGCTGCCTGATGGTCTGTGCCGCCAGGGAACTTTTCGTTCAGGCTGCCATCTGTTTTAATCACTCGCCAGTAAGGCGAAGGCTGCCTTCTGCCTTCCCTTAAATCCTCTTCTGCCGCCTCAGCGGCCACCCTGATGAAGATTCCAGTGGTCATCGGACAGGTCCAGTCAACCCTAAAATCCCTGGCCAACCGTTCCCTGATCTGATCTACGGTAACAAGTTTTCCCCTCTCTACCTTGCGGATGAGAGAATCAACATCTAATGGCCGTGGAACAAGCATTGCTCCCTTAGGCGTATCCATCACAATCTTAGGCAAGCCCTTTGCCTCTTCCAACTTCTCTCTGGCAGTCTTGCGTCTTTTAGCCATTGCCTCCTCC contains:
- a CDS encoding type II toxin-antitoxin system VapC family toxin; translated protein: MKREEVEEVIENLSELGLEVVMTAPMLTKKALRFAYDRHITVYDALYLALAQDLEFEFITADGKLYEKVNNFWFVKYLKNIS
- a CDS encoding 3-oxoacyl-ACP reductase family protein, whose protein sequence is MNKKSKIRNPKSEICIVTGASRGLGRAIAVRFSLAGYCVVVTYRQESEKAKEVVRQIGAARALACRANIARENEVEAMIEETLERWGRIDILVNNAGLTRDNLLIRLKDEEWTELLETNLRGAFHCIKAVAPVMAKGGGGHIINISSLVGIKGGFGQANYAASKSALIGLTRSAAVELGPQNIKVNAVLPGYLLTDMGLKAGVQAIERVKKENCLGRLSEVNEIADFVCHLAQMNNVSGQIFNLDSRIGSF
- a CDS encoding imidazoleglycerol-phosphate dehydratase, producing MNQGKSQRPKTPGRVGEVKRTTTETQIDLRIDLDGEGRYEIETGVPFLDHMLSLMARHGLFDLTIKAVGDTEVDDHHTVEDVGLCLGEAVNKALGDKKGINRYGHIILPMDESLVMVGIDISNRPHLVFKNPFIPPRIIKDGVVFEPALPALGVGSGTIDRFDPELVKEFLAAFVNTSKTTLHINLFYGENTHHLIEAIFKAFGRVLSQATRLEERIKGVPSTKGQL